The Calditrichota bacterium DNA segment CATCAGGAGCAGAGCAGGCAGGATCGCAACTGCGAGGAAGAGTAGAGCAACGGGCAGCAGGAGCCGGCTCGCCGCCAACATCGTCAGCGGGATGCGCTGCAGGAGCGTCCAGGCGATGCGACCGGCCGGACCGTAGCCCCGCACCAATCGGTCCACACGCAGTCCGGCTGCGCCGAGCGCGCTGCGAGCAGCGGCATCGCTGTAGCCGTCGCGCTCGTGTTCGCCGACCGACCAGCCGCTGCGCTCATCCGACCCGTCAGGTGCGGGGGCGTCCGTCTGAACACGCGGTGTATGCATCAGGAAGGCTCCGCCAGGCTTCAGGACGCGGGCATATTCCCGAAAGGCTGCCGCGTCGTCGGGGATGTGCTCCATCACGTCAACCGCCCAGATGAGGTCGAAGGTCTCGTCGCGAAAGGGAAGACGCTGCACATCACCGATCGCGATCCGGAGCAGTGGATGGCGTCTGGCAAAATAGGCCGGATTGCCGTAAAGGTGCTCCCGGTCGATTTCGAGACCGACGACGCGCGCCGCCGCGCCTTGCGTCATCGCAAAGTCGGAATACTGGCCAAAGCCCATCCCGGCGTCGAGTGCGCGCACCGAGCCGCGCTCCCCGTAGAATTCCAGCAGACGCTTCAGTTCGCGATGGACGAACCACGCGCGCAGGAAAAGCAGGTCGAGCGTGATATGAAACGCCCGCCTGAAGGCATCGCGCCTCAGCAGGCGGGCAAGACGAAACTTTATAGGGTCGTAATGCAAGGATGCGAAGGTCGTAGGACGATTGGCTGAAACCTCATACCCAAACAGTTAGGGTGCCGTCGGGTGTCCACACCCGACGGGAAATTATTATTAATAAAGGTATGTTAGTGTCAGGTGAGACACCTGACACCACATTCAGTCGTTCTCAAAAACTCTGGTTGGCAGTAATCCAGTAGCCCGCGACAAATGACAACCGAACTTCAAAATCTAACGGCAGTTTTCCCTCGTCGCAAGCCAACCCTCCCCTAAACTCCATTCAACGCGGCGTCTCGGACATGATGATGTCGTCGATCCAGACGTCGGGGCATCCTTTGCAATAAGCCTGACGGACCTTCCCAAAAGAAACCTATTAGGTAGAACCCCTTGGAACCTGATCGGCACGATATATATTTTACTATCGTTCGCCTTTCGCAATCAACCATCGTCCAAACGAGAGAATGCAATGCAGAATTCACAGCAATATGCTCCTATCCAATCGCGCGCAGTGCGCGAGGTATCCGATTTGGGAATCAAACTGCGTGGACTCTTTCTCTATGCGGTTGAACTTCTCGCACGTCCCCATGGAGTCACCAAATCAGAGGAGCGAGCCTCCTACTTATCCAAGGGTAAGGCAGACTCCAATTCCTACATCGCTGACATCCGAGAAGAACGACTGCTTGTAATCCCGTCACAATCTCAGGCGAGACAGAATCGTCTCAATGAACGGAATCGGGACCTCGCCGGTTCGCCTGTTCCCTTCCCAAATTCACTTGCGTCCCATTCTCGTTATTCCGGACAGGAATACTTCGCCAGATACTTCGCAATTGAGACTGAGGAGAAGCGGGGAGGGGAACCCGTTTGGAGGCTACTGGACCTCCAATCCGTTTCCTATGTCGTGGCCAGCGGTTCAGCGCCATCTACCTGACAATCGACCTGACCGCACACATGTTTTGCAAAGCCGCGCCGCGCGCTCAATAGCAGAGGGCTTTCATTTCACCACCACTGCCTTCGCCGTTCGCACTTCG contains these protein-coding regions:
- a CDS encoding class I SAM-dependent methyltransferase, producing MFGYEVSANRPTTFASLHYDPIKFRLARLLRRDAFRRAFHITLDLLFLRAWFVHRELKRLLEFYGERGSVRALDAGMGFGQYSDFAMTQGAAARVVGLEIDREHLYGNPAYFARRHPLLRIAIGDVQRLPFRDETFDLIWAVDVMEHIPDDAAAFREYARVLKPGGAFLMHTPRVQTDAPAPDGSDERSGWSVGEHERDGYSDAAARSALGAAGLRVDRLVRGYGPAGRIAWTLLQRIPLTMLAASRLLLPVALLFLAVAILPALLLMTADYLKGDHPRGGSLLVVAIRE